The following DNA comes from Planifilum fimeticola.
CTGCTGACGAAATGATGTTGGGAGAAGGGATGTGCCGCTGAGTGCCTGTGCGAGTCGAAGCGGCACACACCCCTTTCGGCATGATGTGGGTGGCTTTGCGACGCTTCTAAAAAGGTCGTGAATGCGATTTTTCGCTTCGGCGCCATGCGGCAGGGGTCACGGCGGAAAATCGGTCCCTCCCGATACTTGGTCGATAGCTTGCCGGCGGTACACCCGCCGGTTTTTTGTCAGGGGATGATGGCGGCGTTCACGCCGCCGCCGGCGGGATCGCTCGGGGGTGAGAGGGACAACCCCCCGGCAAGACGATTTCGGAGAAATGGAAAGCGCCGGAAGAACCGGCGCTTTGACGGATGATGCGGAAGGGTGATACCGATATTTGGAAACCGCGTTTTCACTGGCGGTCAGATGGTTCGCAAACGGGGATAAATCCACCAGCGCAGCTTTCTGCGCCTTTTTTTTCTTCGCCGCAGTTTCATCTGGAACCAACTCCTTTCCCAAAACGTGGTATATGCGTGAACCGTCCGCGTTTCAGGGGATACCAGATGAGTGACTCCCGCGGCTGTCGACGGGAGTTTTCGGTTCATCCTGATCTGTTCTTGACGATCCCCGAAAGCCCCCTCTGACCGGAATCTCCGCCCGACGGCCCGTCCCCTGTGACGCCGTCTTGGACGGAGGGTTGACAACCCTTCCCGATCTGTACGCCTTTTGCTCTTTATTTTACCGTGAAAGCGGAGGTTTTGCTATTCCCATTATGTGTGATGATCCCTTGTAATATGTATATATTCGCAAAGAGTGTCGGATTCCGTGGGGGCGTGGAAATTTGTTTGGTATAATGAGTTTGATTCCACAAACCAACCCGGAGTTGAAGTCCATGGGAGAACGAGTTTTTGAAACATCTGTTCGCGTGCGCTACAAGGAAACGGATCAGATGGGCGTCGTTCATCACACCAACTATATCGTGTGGTTTGAGGTGGGAAGGACCGACCTTCTCCGCCAGCTGGGCTTGTCGTACCGGGATCTGGAGGCCCGCGGAATCCTACTGCCGGTGGTGGATCTTTCCTGTCGTTACGCGGAAGCCGCGCACTATGACGATGAAATCCGGGTTTTGACGCGGATCGCGGATCTCAACCCGGGGAAGATCGTCTTTTCGTACGAAATCCGGCGGAAATCGGATGACGTCCGGCTGGCGCGGGGAACCACCACCCACCTGTGGGTCAACCGCGAAATGAAGCGGATGAACATCCGGCGGACCTACCCGGAGCTGTACGAGATGTTGACGGCGGTCCGGCAAGAGGAGGGGGCGGGGGCATGTTCCGGATCTTCATCCTGCTCCTGATCCTCATTCCCCTCCTGGAAATATGGGGGCTGGCCCAGATGGGAAAGTGGATCGGCGCTCTTCCCACCGTGTTGGCCGTCATCGTGACCAGCGTCATCGGCGTCGTCCTGGCCCACCGGCAGGGGCTGGAGGTTTACCGATTGACGATCCTGCAGCTGAATCGCGGTGAGCTTCCCAGCGATACGTTGTTGGACGGTTTGTTGATCCTCGTGGGGGGACTGTTGCTGATGGCTCCGGGCTTCTTCACGGATGCCGTCGGTTTCCTCCTGCTGATTCCTTACATACGGGGAATCGTGAGATTGCTGGTGAAGCGCTGGTTTGAAAAAATGGCCCGTGAAGGGCGCGTGATCCGAATCACCCGCCGCTGGTGAAGGAGGAGGAGGCCTTTTTCA
Coding sequences within:
- a CDS encoding acyl-CoA thioesterase is translated as MGERVFETSVRVRYKETDQMGVVHHTNYIVWFEVGRTDLLRQLGLSYRDLEARGILLPVVDLSCRYAEAAHYDDEIRVLTRIADLNPGKIVFSYEIRRKSDDVRLARGTTTHLWVNREMKRMNIRRTYPELYEMLTAVRQEEGAGACSGSSSCS
- a CDS encoding FxsA family protein, whose amino-acid sequence is MFRIFILLLILIPLLEIWGLAQMGKWIGALPTVLAVIVTSVIGVVLAHRQGLEVYRLTILQLNRGELPSDTLLDGLLILVGGLLLMAPGFFTDAVGFLLLIPYIRGIVRLLVKRWFEKMAREGRVIRITRRW